In a single window of the Clarias gariepinus isolate MV-2021 ecotype Netherlands chromosome 16, CGAR_prim_01v2, whole genome shotgun sequence genome:
- the smg1 gene encoding serine/threonine-protein kinase SMG1 isoform X1, producing the protein MSRKALGSRLSSAQKLHRNWNDWQPRGDSTSASQEGVKCSVSREHSSSAAVYEPAHSEQPGTPPLHHDTYATHSSLEEGGVCECVCVYDADGGHSENTFGWKSLGQELRINDVTVDLSSFQHGHRALAAKDMRKSQDRPQAHSDESRLANLLRRVSREDDRDRRLATLKQMRELIVHSENKVVLVKQLDTILSTLNDILNESSKLLHELRQEAACCLGLLCAALSYEAEKIFKWMFMKFSGCSKDEVKLLYLVAVYKALETAGEKKAFSPVMQLVMSSLQSILENLDTPELLCQSVKCILLVARCYPHVFSTNFRDTVDILVGWHIDHTQKQALTLQVSGWLQSLEQFWVADLAFSTTLLGQFLEDMEAYAEDLSHVVSGEAVDEDVPPPAVSLPKLAALLRVFSTVVRSIGERFNPIRGPPITEAYVTDVLNRVLTCITTAKQVYFSEAVLTAGNECVCVLLTSMDSSSQLSGAVISYGLDQLESCRSCSAEYSMAVLNLLTLIVDQINTKLPATFVEKLLSPNSQLLELRFHREREVMVAAHSVYQAVLSLKNIPILEAAYKLVLGEMGCAVNSLLAPLGLPPACPSIQHTAFAQLQLRPDRAEFVLIFNLSTLTTIGNTKNSLIGMWALSPTVFALLSQNLVLVHNELAVHYPAVQYAVLYTLYSHCTRHDHFISSSLSSSSPSLFDGAVISTVTTATKKHFSTLLSLLGSLLSKDHLNPEARKLLLTWSLEVCVMMKKSETYSPLFSLPSFQRFCKGILSNALHEDPTVCLQTCSSLQVLSSSLPMELLQRCVDVCRVQLVHSTVRVRQAFGKLLRSVPLHVALSSNRSSSEIHEISLAIRRHMSKAPSNTFHPQDFSDLISFILYGTVHRGGKEPWLERLYHSCQRLEKRECAVVPRSLLKTEAVLWQWAVWEAAQFTVLSKLRTPLGRAQDTFQTIEGMIRSLAAHSLNSEQELSQWSGGESDEGHHTNQLRLALLLQFLENLEKLMYNAYEGCANALTAPPKGIRTFFYTNRQTCQDWLTRIRLALMRVGLMSGQPAVTIRHGFDLLTEIKNSSSQGPEMEVPITMLVEALCELRCPEAIQGLAAWSLTHMGKSLAWVGSVALQAEGKFEKAALEYQEQLCAVTGVDCSIKGFDRSLLKLSNSSTGNSSSPKHTANGDVKKTVLLKSSECSPEVLNFLANKACECYVSLSDWASVQEWQASMMALKKNSNSSATVNLKTDFNYIKALSRFEDGDFPECRAQLELLPGEDYGLLNSNTKDKLDLKRLLPAVLSPDPSELQKAIEVQLLRSAVGAITSASHEQDQKVLPSSDTLVKYLKQTGRIALGPLRLSTLTLCDTLPTLGTLQLHCASSLETSLCSQHPSEECLVPLYSEALSTCKQQDVQPWLHALRYSTFQREMFLKLRGSSGPVDSHLVELCLTAVKFARKQGNIALATRLLAQCSKPSTDDTEDSDLVQGFRQLSLEGVVAEKWGPELKIERAKVLFTAGQSVSAMEMLSSCALSYCRSGKCERAACRSILTLCKWLLADWKDLTPQLKQVVKRNSSSPPTALGKNVAALLELPVEEQGILRITTETTVSVGVGEADFVLGQLYQLSASQAPEVAKSWAALASWAYRWGRKVVDNASQGEGVPLLPGEKKEIEELLPTGTSNEDKEMIFSILGQAMCRPAGIQDEDMALQNEEDDEDDMVDVIWRQLLSSCPWLAEVEEGVTEGLIRVWRRVVDRIFSLYRVSCRAYFTFLKLNAGQTPIDEDDPKLLLNPQNSKQSNDDVIVMATLRLLRLLVKHAGELREGLELGLASTPTAPWRGIIPQLFSRLNHPEAYIRQSICSLLCRVAQDSPHLILYPAIVGSISLGGEAQTAGTKLPSALPTLLGNMPDEALCGGESEGVSPPASQESGRGDELGLCSMEDQAMMQDCYSKIVDTLSGANPTMVQQVQMLVGELRRVTVLWDELWLGVLQQQHMHVLRRIQQLEDEVKRVQNNNTLRKEEKVAIMREKHSALMRPVVFALDHVRSITAAAAETPHETWFQGMYGDALHNALERLRNPQNPANPANSWVPFKQIMLSLQQRAQKRASYLLRLEEISPRLASMSHTEMALPGEVSATDTITIHNVGSTITILPTKTKPKKLYFLGSDGKNYPYLFKGLEDLHLDERIMQFLSIVNTMFTKVNQQESPRFHARHYSVTPLGTRSGLIQWVDGATPLFGLYKRWQQREAVLQAQKAQDSFQQPQNLPMVPRPSELYYSKIGPALKVVGLSLDVSRRDWPLSVMRDVLRELMETTPPNLLAKELWCSCTTPSEWWRVTQSYARSTAVMSMVGYIIGLGDRHLDNVLIDMTTGEVVHIDYNVCFEKGKSLRVPEKVPFRMTHNIETALGVTGVEGIFRLSCEQVVQMMRRGRETLLTLLEAFVYDPLVDWTAGGEVGFAGAVYGGGGQQAENKQSKREMERDITRSLFSSRVAEIKVNWFKNRDEMQAVLPQVEMAVEEYLSLQEQLAQVDKVQGKLLEEMEFLEGAESRVDHPVHTLEHRYSEHTQLQSRQRTVQDAIQSKLSDLDQWISQYQAAFGSLEATQLASLLQEISSPIDLGPPSYVPATAFLQNAGQAHLISQCEALEAEVSALLQQRRSILRACLEHLHSYATVALLYPRAVLHRHRVYTWKQWMEELVCDMTVDHCQAVYHHYEMQFAPQSPASTCQFLSSVEMALQHHAAETNTRLLRQVERLKAEGASVPVCEEQLQEIERCIKVFLHEDAELASFSLAGIIISALCALTRRNLVMEGAAASAGEQLVELTSRDGAWFLEELCSMSGNITCLVQLLKECQLQSHDLDVLSPEDTSQAVYLANGVYTCLQELNTNFRQIIFPEALRCMLKGESTLESMLSELDSLIEQCADGVSLQGLGEALQAHLRNTAMGLDEDADAHYLEVTRVLRVQYSELIQPRNMEGSIQDTPKMSAGQMLLVAFDGMFAQLESAFGLLIDKLNSMDVPPAWRKVDVIWEARATQAHFFDSTQTRQVLEEIFFLKRLQTIRDFFRLCASFSQTLSGTCPSPADVEPPPSNGPVSLAKPLYRGSTVVSEDQMTRPIKAFTADFVRQMLMGLPTQALGLALCSALSALGTDLIAQVEAKDFGAEGKVSLDDLCKKAVEQGVQAGRISQLLLNRATVLASSYDTAWKKLDLVRRLELSIDACKVSLQRAQLHIAMFQWQHEDVLGTRSQPLTVSPPPRSIILSNMKKKLYKLSQDDAAIASVQEKLASLEGSIEQRLKWAGGANPALAPVLQDFESTISERRALVVKESQRATQVTFLCGTVLNFESLRTRTPEALSMDAALFDLVKRCQATCSYAAQFSTSVSPLELQLLHRLSPVMELSIGAPEWLACAQKHLSQEMASQRAGQEEREQQLDNVTETLQLLVDTIKGTLSNHNRLLADVKHLLRAMAKDEESALADGEEVMYEGSVRQFLCEYKAWQDNVQIVLFTVVQATGQPRSEEQVELLQEIPSTLKELKAQSQSVYNGLVGFASPLVTDRGSECASPTSTVQTSFAAAVRCSGVKTQPDSMSQNARKALPRNLGTPADTPPSTLIITNKSLAPSPKRTVRDPKTGRAVQERNSYAVSVWKRVKAKLEGRDVDPNRRMSVTEQVDYVIKEATNLDNLAQLYEGWTAWV; encoded by the exons ATGAGCCGCAAAGCCCTCGGGTCTCGGCTTAGCAGCGCCCAGAAACTGCACCGGAACTGGAATGACTGGCAGCCCAG aggcGACAGCACGTCAGCCAGCCAGGAAGGTGTAAAGTGCAGCGTCTCCAGAGAGCACAGCAGTTCAGCAGCTGTTTACGAGCCTGCGCACTCCGAGCAGCCGGGAACGCCGCCGCTGCACCATGACACCTACGCCACTCACAGCTCACTGGAAgaaggaggtgtgtgtgagtgtgtgt GTGTGTATGACGCTGATGGAGGCCACAGTGAAAATACATTTGGTTGGAAGTCGCTGGGGCAAGAGTTGAGGATCAACGATGTGACGGTGGATTTATCAAGTTTTCAGCATGGACATCGTGCTTTAGCTGCTAAGGACATGAGGAAATCACAGG accgACCGCAGGCTCATTCTGATGAGTCTCGGCTCGCCAATCTTCTGCGGAGGGTGTCGCGGGAGGACGACCGGGACCGCAGACTGGCTACCTTGAAACAAATGAGGGAACTTATCGTGCACTCGGAAAACAAGGTG GTCCTGGTTAAACAGTTGGATACCATTTTGAGCACCCTGAATGACATTTTGAATGAaag CAGTAAACTCCTCCATGAGCTGCGACAGGAAGCGGCCTGCTGCCTGGGTTTGCTCTGCGCCGCCCTCAGCTACGAGGCCGAGAAGATCTTCAAGTGGATGTTTATGAAGTTCAGCGGCTGCAGTAAGGACGAGGTGAAGCTGCTCTACCTGGTGGCCGTGTACAAGGCTCTGGAGACGGCGGGGGAGAAGAAGGCGTTCTCGCCGGTCATGCAG TTGGTGATGAGCAGCCTCCAGTCCATCCTGGAGAACCTGGACACCCCGGAGCTGCTGTGTCAGAGTGTGAAGTGCATCCTGCTGGTGGCGCGCTGCTACCCGCACGTCTTCAGTACCAACTTCAGA GACACGGTGGACATCCTGGTGGGGTGGCACATCGatcacacacagaaacaggCTCTCACTCTGCAGGTGTCGG GCTGGTTACAGAGTCTGGAACAGTTCTGGGTGGCTGATCTGGCCTTTTCTACGACGTTGTTGGGTCAGTTTCTGGAGGACATGGAGGCGTACGCAGAG GACCTGAGCCACGTGGTGTCTGGAGAGGCCGTGGACGAGGACGTCCCCCCACCCGCCGTGTCTCTGCCCAAACTGGCGGCTCTGCTGCGCGTCTTCAGCACGGTGGTGCGCAGCATCGGGGAGCGCTTCAACCCCATCCGGGGCCCGCCCATCACCGAGGCGTACGTCACCGAC gtgttAAACCGCGTGTTGACGTGCATCACCACGGCTAAGCAGGTTTACTTCTCGGAGGCCGTGCTGACGGCGGGgaacgagtgtgtgtgcgtgctgctGACCAGCATGGACTCGAGCAGTCAGCTGAGCGGAGCGGTGATCTCCTACGGACTGGACCAGCTGGAGAGCTGCCGGTCGTGTAGCGCCGAGTACAGCATGGCCGTCCTGAACCTGCTCACGCTG aTTGTTGATCAGATAAACACCAAGCTTCCCGCTACATTTGTAGAAAAGCTGCTGTCTCCGAACTCCCAGCTCCTCGAGCTGCGCttccacagagagagagag GTGATGGTTGCGGCCCACTCCGTGTACCAGGCGGTGCTGAGCCTAAAGAACATCCCCATCCTGGAGGCGGCGTACAAGCTGGTGCTGGGGGAAATGGGCTGCGCCGTCAACAGCCTGCTGGCGCCGCTGGGTCTCCCGCCGGCGTGTCCGTCCATCCAGCACACGGCGTTCGCCCAGCTGCAGCTCCGTCCCGACCGAGCCGAGTTCGTCCTCATCTTCAACCTCAGCACGCTCACCACCATCGGCAACACCAAGAACTCCCTGATCGGG ATGTGGGCGCTCTCTCCCACCGTGTTCGCGCTCCTCAGCCAGAACCTGGTGTTGGTTCACAACGAGCTGGCCGTGCACTACCCTGCGGTCCAGTACGCCGTCCTCTACACACTCTACTCACACTgcaccag ACACGACCACTTCATCTCCAGCAGCCTCAGCTCCTCAAGCCCCTCCCTCTTTGATGGTGCGGTCATCAGCACGGTTACCACGGCAACCAAAAAGCATTTTAGCACACTTCTTAGTCTGTTGGGGTCGCTCCTGAGTAAGGACCATCTAAACCCTGAGGCCAG GAAGCTGCTGCTCACCTGGTCCCTGGAAGTCTGTGTGATGATGAAGAAATCTGAGACGTACTCCCCGCTCTTCTCCTTGCCCTCCTTTCAAAGGTTCTGTAAAGGAATTCTCTCAAATG CGTTGCATGAAGACCCCACTGTGTGTCTCCAAACCTGCAGCAGTCTCCAGGTCCTGTCCTCATCCCTCCCCATGGAGCTcttgcagag gtgtgtggATGTGTGCCGGGTGCAGTTGGTCCACTCGACTGTCCGAGTCCGACAGGCCTTCGGGAAGCTCCTGAGGTCCGTCCCACTGCACGTGGCCCTGAG CAGTAACCGCAGCTCCTCTGAGATTCATGAGATTTCTCTCGCCATCCGACGGCACATGAGCAAAGCGCCGAGCAACACCTTCCACCCGCAGGACTTCTCCGACCTCATCAGCTTCATTCTGTATGGAACCGTCCACCGCGGGGG taaggAGCCGTGGTTGGAGCGGTTGTACCACAGCTGTCAGCGGTTGGAGAAGCGCGAGTGTGCGGTGGTGCCGCGGTCTCTGCTGAAGACGGAGGCGGTGCTGTGGCAGTGGGCCGTGTGGGAAGCTGCTCAGTTCACCGTCCTCTCCAAACTGCGCACACCTCTGGGACGAGCCCAGGACACGTTCCAAACCATCGAAG ggaTGATCCGCAGTCTGGCGGCTCACAGTCTGAACAGCGAGCAGGAGTTGAGTCAGTGGAGTGGAGGAGAGAGTGATGAAGGTCACCACACCAACCAGCTCCGCCTCGCTCTGCTGCTGCAGTTCCTCGAGAACCTCGAGAAGCTCATGTACAACGCTTACGAAGGCTGCGCCAACGCCCTCACCGCCCCGCCCAAG GGCATCAGGACCTTCTTCTACACCAACCGTCAGACGTGTCAGGATTGGCTGACGAGGATCCGTCTGGCTCTGATGAGGGTGGGGCTTATGTCCGGCCAGCCGGCCGTCACCATCCGCCACGGCTTCGACCTGCTCACGGAGATCAAGAACAGCAGCTCACAG GGTCCTGAGATGGAGGTTCCCATCACCATGCTGGTGGAGGCGCTGTGTGAGCTGCGCTGTCCTGAGGCCATCCAGGGTCTGGCGGCGTGGAGCCTCACCCACATGGGGAAGAGCCTGGCCTGGGTGGGCTCTGTGGCGCTGCAGGCCGAGGGGAA GTTTGAGAAGGCAGCTCTGGAGTACCAGGAGCAGCTGTGTGCCGTCACTGGGGTCGACTGCTCCATCAAGGGCTTCGACAGATCCCTACTGAAGCTCTCCAACTCATCCACAGGCAACAGCTCCAGTCCTAAACACACAGCAAACG gagATGTTAAGAAGACTGTTCTGTTGAAGTCCAGCGAGTGTTCCCCCGAGGTCCTGAACTTCTTGGCCAATAAGGCGTGTGAGTGTTACGTGTCTCTGAGCGACTGGGCCTCGGTGCAGGAGTGGCAGGCCAGCATGATGGCGCTTAAAAAGAACAGCAACAGCTCGGCCACCGTCAACCTCAAGACCGACTTTAACTACATCAA agctcTGAGCAGGTTTGAGGATGGAGATTTCCCAGAGTGCCGTGCACAATTGGAGCTGCTTCCTGGAGAAGATTATGGCCTCCTTAACTCCAACACGAAGGACAAACTCG acctGAAGCGCCTCCTTCCCGCCGTACTCAGTCCTGATCCATCTGAGCTCCAGAAGGCCATCGAGGTCCAGCTGCTGAGGAGCGCCGTAGGAGCCATCACCTCCGCCAGTCACGAGCAGGACCAGAAAGTTCTACCTTCATCAGA TACTCTGGTGAAGTACCTGAAGCAGACGGGTCGGATCGCTCTGGGCCCCCTGCGCCTGTCCACACTCACCCTGTGTGACACTCTGCCCACGCTCGGCACCCTGCAGCTCCACTGTGCCAGCTCTTTGGAGACCTCGCTGTGCAGTCAGCACCCCTCTGag GAGTGTCTGGTCCCGCTGTACAGCGAGGCTCTGAGCACGTGCAAGCAGCAGGACGTTCAGCCGTGGCTCCACGCGCTCAGATACAGCACCTTTCAGAGGGAGATGTTTCTGAAGCTCAGAG GCTCGTCTGGTCCCGTGGACTCTCACCTGGTGGAGCTGTGTCTGACGGCGGTGAAGTTCGCCCGCAAGCAGGGGAACATCGCTCTCGCCACGCGCCTACTCGCCCAGTGCAGCAAACCGTCCACTGACGACACGGAGGACTCCGACCTGGTACAGGGCTTCAGGCAGTTGTCCCTAGAGGGCGTAGTGGCCGAGAAATGGGGCCCCGAGCTGAAGATCGAGAGGGCTAAAGTGCTGTTCACTGCAG GTCAGTCGGTGTCTGCGATGGAGATGTTGAGCTCGTGCGCGCTGTCCTACTGCCGCTCGGGGAAGTGCGAGCGCGCGGCGTGCCGCTCCATCCTCACCCTGTGTAAGTGGCTGCTGGCCGACTGGAAGGACCTGACGCCTCAACTCAAACAGGTGGTGAAGAGGAACAGCAGCAGCCCACCTACGGCCCTCGGCAAGAACGTCGCCGCCCTGCTGGAGCTGCCCGTGGAGGAGCAGGGTATACTGCGCATCACCACCGAGACCACAG TGAGCGTGGGAGTCGGGGAAGCAGATTTTGTCCTTGGCCAGCTGTACCAGCTCTCTGCCAGCCAGGCGCCCGAAGTGGCCAAGTCCTGGGCCGCCTTAGCCAGCTGGGCTTACAGATGGGGACGCAAAGTCGTCGATAACGCCAG TCAAGGAGAAGGTGTTCCTCTGCTCCCGGGAGAGAAGAAGGAGATCGAGGAGTTACTGCCGACCGGCACCAGTAACGAGGACAAGGAGATGATTTTTAGCATCCTGGGTCAGGCCATGTGTCGCCCCGCGGGAATTCAG GACGAGGACATGGCTCTGCAGAACGAGGAGGACGATGAGGACGACATGGTGGACGTGATCTGGAGGCAGCTGCTGAGCTCATGCCCGTGGCTGGCGGAGGTGGAGGAGGGCGTGACGGAGGGGCTGATCCGGGTGTGGAGGCGGGTGGTGGACCGGATCTTCAGCCTGTACCGCGTCTCCTGCAGGGCGTACTTCACCTTCCTCAAACTCAACGCCGGACAG ACGCCCATCGACGAGGACGACCCCAAACTCCTGCTGaaccctcagaacagcaagcaGAGCAACGACGACGTGATCGTCATGGCGACGCTGCGCCTGCTGCGCCTGCTAGTGAAGCACGCCGGGGAGCTGAGGGAGGGGCTGGAGCTCGGGCTGGCCTCCACGCCCACCGCGCCCTGGAGAG gcaTCATCCCTCAGCTGTTCTCCAGACTGAACCACCCCGAGGCGTACATTCGTCAGAGTATCTGCAGCCTGCTGTGTCGCGTAGCTCAGGACTCGCCCCACCTCATCCTTTACCCCGCCATTGTGGGCTCCATTTCACTCGGAGGAGAGGCACAGactgcag gTACGAAGCTGCCCTCGGCTCTGCCCACTCTGTTGGGGAACATGCCGGACGAGGCCCTGTGCGGGGGCGAGAGCGAGGGCGTCAGTCCCCCCGCGTCTCAGGAGAGCGGTCGAGGAGACGAGCTGGGACTTTGCTCCATGGAGGACCAGGCCATGATGCAGGACTGCTACAGCAAGATTGTGGACACGCTCTCCGGAGCGAACCCCACCATGGTGCAGCAG gtgcaGATGCTGGTTGGGGAGCTGCGCAGGGTGACTGTCCTGTGGGACGAGCTGTGGCTGGGCGTCCTACAACAGCAGCACATGCACGTCCTGCGCAGGATCCAGCAGCTTGAGGACGAAGTCAAGAGAGTCCAGAACAACAACACGCTGCGCAA GGAGGAGAAGGTGGCCATCATGAGGGAGAAACACTCCGCCCTGATGCGGCCCGTGGTCTTCGCTCTGGATCACGTGCGCAGCATCACTGCCGCCGCCGCAGAGACGCCTCATGAGACGTGGTTCCAGGGGATGTACGGCGACGCCTTACACAACGCTCTGGAGCGACTGAGGAACCCGCAGAACCCGGCCAACCCCGCCAACAGCTGGGTTCCCTTCAAACAG ATCATGTTGAGTCTGCAGCAGCGAGCTCAGAAGCGAGCGAGTTATCTCCTGCGTCTGGAGGAGATCAGCCCTCGCCTAGCCTCCATGTCTCACACCGAGATGGCTCTCCCAGGCGAGGTGTCCGCCACCGACACCATCACCATCCACAACGTGGGCAGCACCATCACCATCCTGCCCACCAAGACCAAGCCCAAAAAACTTTACTTCCTCGGCTCGGACGGCAAAAACTACCCGTACCTCTTCAAAG GTCTGGAGGATTTACATTTAGATGAGCGGATCATGCAGTTCTTGTCTATAGTTAACACGATGTTCACTAAAGTAAACCAGCAGGAGAGTCCACGCTTCCACGCCCGTCACTACTCGGTCACGCCCCTCGGCACTCGCTCGGGTCTCATCCAATGGGTGGACGGGGCCACGCCCCTGTTCGGTCTTTATAAACGCTGGCAGCAGCGCGAGGCCGTGCTTCAGGCTCAGAAG GCCCAGGACTCGTTCCAGCAGCCCCAGAACCTGCCCATGGTGCCACGCCCCAGTGAGCTCTACTACAGTAAGATCGGTCCGGCTCTGAAGGTGGTGGGTCTCAGCCTGGACGTGTCGCGCCGCGATTGGCCGCTCAGCGTCATGAGGGATGTTCTGCGGGAGCTGATGGAGACCACTCCCCCTAACCTGCTGGCCAAAGAGCTGTGGTGCTCGTGTACCACGCCCAGTGAGTGGTGGAGGGTCACACAG TCGTATGCCCGGTCCACTGCTGTGATGTCGATGGTGGGTTACATCATCGGTTTAGGAGACCGTCACCTGGACAACGTGCTGATCGACATGACGACTGGCGAGGTGGTGCACATCGACTACAACGTCTGCTTCGAGAAAG GGAAAAGTCTGAGGGTTCCAGAGAAGGTGCCTTTCCGCATGACGCACAACATCGAGACGGCGTTAGGAGTCACAGGAGTGGAAGGGATCTTCAGACTCTCCTGTGAGCAG GTGGTCCAGATGATGCGTCGGGGCAGAGAGACCCTCCTGACCCTGCTGGAGGCGTTCGTGTACGACCCCCTGGTGGACTGGACGGCGGGCGGTGAGGTGGGCTTCGCCGGGGCGGTGTACGGAGGAGGGGGGCAGCAGGCCGAGAACAAGCAGAGCAAGAGGGAGATGGAGAGGGACATCACGCGCAGCCTGTTCTCCTCTCGCGTAGCCGAGATCAAG gtGAACTGGTTTAAGAACCGTGACGAGATGCAGGCGGTTCTGCCGCAGGTGGAGATGGCTGTGGAGGAGTACCTGAGTCTGCAGGAGCAGCTCGCTCAGGTGGACAAGGTGCAGGGCAAGCTGCTGGAGGAGATGGAGTTCCTGGAGGGAGCGGAGAGCAGAGTGGACCACCCCGTCCACACACTGGAGCACAG ATACTCGGAGCACACGCAGCTGCAGTCGAGACAGAGGACCGTACAGGACGCCATCCAGAGCAAGCTGTCGGACCTGGACCAGTGGATCTCTCAGTACCAGGCGGCGTTCGGGAGTCTGGAGGCCACACAGCTCGCCAGCCTCCTGCAGGAGATCAGCAGCCCCATAGACCTCG GTCCGCCCAGCTACGTCCCCGCTACAGCCTTTCTGCAGAACGCGGGTCAGGCTCACCTGATCAGCCAGTGCGAGGCCCTGGAGGCGGAGGTGAGCGCCCTGCTGCAGCAGCGCCGCTCCATACTGCGCGCCTGCCTTGAGCACCTGCACAGCTACGCCACCGTCGCCCTGCTGTACCCGCGCGCCGTCCTACACCGCCACCGCGTCTACACCTGGAAGCAGTGGATGGAGGAGCTGGTGTGTGACATGACGGTGGATCACTGCCAGGCCGTCTATCACCA TTACGAGATGCAGTTCGCCCCCCAGTCCCCGGCGTCCACGTGTCAGTTCCTGTCGAGCGTGGAGATGGCGCTGCAGCACCACGCGGCGGAGACGAACACGCGGCTCCTGCGCCAGGTGGAGAGGCTGAAGGCGGAGGGCGCGAGCGTGCCCGTGTGTGAGGAGCAGCTGCAGGAGATCGAGCGCTGCATCAAGGTCTTCCTGCACGAGGACGCCGAGCTCGCCTCCTTCAGCCTGGCCGGGATCATCATCTCCGCCCTCTGCGCCCTGACCAG GCGTAACCTAGTGATGGAGGGCGCGGCGGCGAGCGCGGGGGAGCAGCTCGTGGAGCTGACGTCCCGGGACGGAGCCTGGTTCCTGGAGGAGCTCTGCAGCATGAGCGGGAACATCACGTGTCTGGTGCAGCTGCTGAAAGAGTGCCAGCtccagtcacatgacctggacgTGCTCAGCCCCGAGGACACGTCTCAGGCCGTCTACCTGGCCAACGGGGTGTACACCTGCCTacag GAGCTGAACACCAACTTCCGTCAGATCATCTTCCCCGAGGCTCTGCGCTGCATGCTGAAGGGCGAGAGCACGCTGGAGAGCATGCTGTCTGAACTCGACTCGCTCATAGAGCAGTGTGCAGACGGCGTGTCCCTGCAGGGCCTGGGGGAGGCGCTACAGGCTCACCTCCGCAACACCGCCATGGGGCTGGACGAGGACGCAGACGCACACTACCTCGAGGTCACCAG GGTTCTGCGTGTCCAGTACTCTGAGCTGATCCAGCCTCGGAACATGGAGGGCTCCATACAGGACACGCCTAAGATGAGTGCGGGACAGATGCTGCTGGTGGCCTTCGATGGCATGTTCGCTCAGCTGGAGAGCGCCTTCGGGCTCCTGATCGATAAG TTGAACTCCATGGACGTTCCTCCTGCCTGGAGGAAGGTGGACGTGATTTGGGAGGCTCGGGCCACGCAGGCGCACTTCTTCGACAGCACGCAGACACGTCAGGTTCTGGAGGAGATCTTCTTCCTCAAGAGACTCCAGACCATCCGCGACTTCTTCCGGCTGTGCGCCTCGTTCTCTCAGACGCTCTCGGGTACCTGTCCTTCTCCCGCAGACGTCGAACCCCCGCCGTCTAACGGCCCCGTGTCGCTGGCGAAGCCCCTGTACCGCGGCTCCACGGTGGTGAGCGAGGACCAGATGACGCGCCCTATCAAGGCGTTCACGGCGGACTTCGTGAGGCAGATGCTGATGGGCCTGCCCACCCAGGCCCTGGGCCTGGCTCTCTGCAGCGCCCTCAGCGCTCTGGGCACCGACCTCATCGCCCAGGTGGAGGCCAAAGACTTTGGGGCCGAGGGGAAGGTGTCTCTGGACGACCTGTGTAAGAAGGCGGTGGAGCAGGGTGTCCAGGCGGGACGGATCTCACAGCTGCTGCTGAACAGGGCCACGGTGCTCGCCAGCTCGTACGACACGGCGTGGAAGAAGCTTGACCTGGTGCGCCGTCTGGAGCTCAGCATCGACGCCTGCAAGGTCAGCCTGCAGAGGGCGCAGCTGCACATCGCCATGTTTCAG tggCAGCACGAGGACGTCCTGGGGACTCGCTCTCAGCCCCTGACGGTCAGCCCTCCGCCCCGCTCAATCATCCTCAGCAACATGAAGAAGAAGCTCTACAAGCTCAGCCAGGACGACGCGGCCATCGCCAGTGTTCAG GAGAAACTGGCGTCACTAGAGGGCAGCATCGAGCAGAGACTGAAGTGGGCGGGCGGGGCGAACCCTGCTCTGGCGCCCGTGCTGCAGGACTTTGAGAGCACCATCTCGGAGCGGCGCGCTCTGGTGGTGAAGGAGAGTCAGCGCGCCACCCAGGTCACCTTCCTGTGCGGCACGGTGCTCAACTTCGAAAGTCTTCGCACCCGCACGCCCGAGGCCCTGAGCATGGACGCGGCTCTGTTCGACCTGGTGAAGCGCTGCCAGGCCACCTGCTCATACGCCGCCCAGTTCAGCACCTCCGTCTCCCCTCTGGAGCTGCAGCTACTCCACAGACTG AGTCCTGTAATGGAGCTGTCGATCGGCGCCCCCGAGTGGTTGGCGTGCGCTCAGAAGCACCTGTCTCAAGAGATGGCGAGTCAGAGGGCGGGGCAGGAGGAGCGCGAGCAGCAGCTGGACAATGTCACTGAAACGCTGCAGCTGTTGGTGGACACCATTAAAGGCACCCTGTCCAATCACAACCGCCTGCTGGCCGACGTCAAGCACCTGCTGCGTGCCATGGccaag gacgAGGAGAGTGCTCTAGCAGATGGAGAGGAAGTGATGTATGAGGGCAGCGTGCGTCAGTTCCTGTGCGAGTACAAGGCGTGGCAGGATAACGTGCAGATCGTGTTGTTCACGGTGGTGCAGGCGACGGGACAGCCGCGCAGCGAAGAGCAGGTGGAGCTCCTGCAGGAGATTCCCTCCACGCTCAAGGAGCTCAAAGCACAGagccagag TGTGTATAACGGCCTGGTGGGATTCGCGTCTCCCCTGGTCACAGACAGAGGAAGTGAGTGTGCGAGCCCCACCTCGACCGTGCAGACGAGCTTCGCCGCCG CTGTGCGATGCAGTGGCGTGAAGACGCAGCCTGACAGCATGTCTCAGAACGCCCGTAAAGCCCTCCCTCGCAACCTGGGGACCCCGGCGGACACCCCGCCCAGCACCCTGATCATTACCAACAAAAGCCTGGCTCCGAGCCCCAAGCGCACCGTCAGGGACCCGAAAACCGGCAGAG cTGTACAAGAGAGGAACTCGTACGCTGTGAGTGTGTGGAAGAGGGTGAAGGCGAAGCTAGAGGGGCGCGACGTCGACCCCAACCGGAGAATGAGCGTCACCGAGCAG GTGGATTACGTCATCAAGGAAGCCACGAACCTGGACAATCTGGCGCAGCTGTACGAAGGCTGGACGGCATGGGTGTGA